The following are from one region of the Streptomyces decoyicus genome:
- a CDS encoding sacsin N-terminal ATP-binding-like domain-containing protein, protein MTATSWVRGAAGDPFGTARLRRGVLDAWAASPARFREDANAEEDLALGGYRDRLAVELAQNAADAAARAGVTGRLRLTLHAANGDAPAVLVASNTGAPLDATGVESLSTLRASAKREAGVSAGAVGRFGVGFAAVLSVSDEPALVGRTGGVRWSLAEARGMAEEVAAHSPGLGGELRRRDGHVPLLRLPLPAEGTAPEGYDTAVVLPLRDVAAQDLAERLLDGIDAALLLTLPGLSEVVVETPECVRELRRSQDGPYVLIEDSERGATRWRVASDGGPLDPALLADRPVEERLRPSWSVTWAVPVDDEGAPARPGTAAVVHAPTPTDEPLGLPALLIASFPLEPTRRHVAPGPLTDFLVDRAAATYAGLLGDWQPVSVGTLDLVPGPLGKGGLDGELRRQVLELLPRVRFLTSAGAPGGLPAEPEVPAAGEWDEAGGGVDRFVLRPVDAELVEGAGAATVGVLAELFPSLLPAGLERRPELRALGVARVPLGEMVDRLAGVERSPGWWWRLYDALAGTDPDRLSGLPVPLAGTAGQGPGGGGGVRTTIGPRQVLLPLPGGGLDEDAAARHRTLARLGLKVAHPEAVHPLLEKLGATPAQPRAVLTTPQVRAAVANSLDADEDAYDVFADEIDGGAGAPLGAEELAETVLGLVRDANLAPGDEPWLGALALPDEDGELAPAGELVYPGSAFERVIREGELAACEAELAERWGEQPLTSVGVMADFALVRATDVVLDPDEMDPRDGDFAEPDDVGLLDAVDVWCEDILDALPDTPVPPVVTELVAVRDLDLVDDDAWPEVLAMLSRPPLRDALTAPVRVLLPDGTTESVRPYTAWWLRGHPVLDGRRPAGLRSAGGDPLLAGLYESADAGEVDAQVLRALGVRTSVAALLDEPGGAAELLTRLADAELPVGAAQLHAIYGLLADLDPDQVTLPDELRTVLDRQVRVVDAAEAVVADAPDLVPLAAGLALLPVRPARAAELAELLQVRRLSEVLNAEVRSEGVRHEVPDAVRALLGAATPEAYTEHEELLVGDGPDDTVELDWRRTPDGTLHAATLEGVAAALAWAAGQWPRRFEVAALLEDPDRGEELARARWFD, encoded by the coding sequence GTGACAGCTACGTCGTGGGTGCGAGGCGCAGCCGGAGACCCGTTCGGGACGGCCCGACTGCGGCGTGGCGTGCTGGATGCCTGGGCCGCCTCGCCGGCCCGGTTCCGGGAGGATGCCAACGCCGAGGAGGACCTCGCGCTCGGCGGCTACCGCGACCGGCTCGCCGTGGAACTGGCGCAGAACGCGGCGGACGCGGCGGCCCGGGCCGGCGTCACCGGCCGGCTGCGGCTGACCCTGCATGCGGCCAATGGCGACGCGCCCGCCGTGCTCGTCGCGTCCAACACCGGCGCCCCGCTGGACGCCACCGGCGTCGAGTCGCTGTCGACGCTGCGTGCCTCCGCGAAGCGTGAGGCCGGCGTGTCGGCCGGTGCGGTCGGCCGGTTCGGTGTGGGCTTCGCGGCGGTGCTGTCCGTGAGCGACGAGCCGGCGTTGGTGGGCCGTACGGGCGGAGTGCGCTGGTCGCTGGCCGAGGCGCGCGGGATGGCGGAGGAGGTCGCGGCGCACAGCCCCGGCCTGGGCGGCGAGTTGCGCCGGCGCGACGGGCATGTCCCGCTGCTGCGGCTGCCGCTGCCCGCGGAGGGCACGGCGCCCGAGGGCTACGACACGGCCGTCGTGCTGCCGCTGCGGGACGTCGCGGCGCAGGATCTCGCCGAGCGGCTGCTGGACGGGATCGACGCGGCGCTGCTGCTGACCCTGCCGGGGCTGTCCGAGGTCGTGGTCGAGACCCCGGAATGCGTACGGGAGTTGCGGCGGAGCCAGGACGGCCCGTACGTCCTGATCGAGGACAGTGAGCGCGGTGCCACCCGGTGGCGGGTGGCGAGCGACGGCGGTCCGCTGGACCCGGCGCTGCTGGCGGACCGGCCCGTCGAGGAGCGGCTGCGGCCGTCCTGGTCGGTGACCTGGGCGGTGCCGGTGGACGACGAGGGCGCACCGGCGCGTCCGGGGACGGCGGCGGTGGTGCATGCGCCGACGCCGACGGACGAGCCGCTGGGGCTGCCCGCGCTGCTGATCGCCTCGTTCCCGCTGGAGCCGACCCGTCGGCATGTCGCACCGGGCCCGCTGACGGACTTCCTGGTGGACCGGGCGGCCGCGACCTACGCGGGGCTGCTGGGCGACTGGCAGCCGGTGTCGGTCGGCACCCTCGACCTGGTGCCGGGGCCGCTGGGCAAGGGTGGTCTGGACGGTGAGCTGCGCCGGCAGGTGCTGGAGCTGCTGCCGCGGGTGCGGTTCCTGACGAGCGCGGGCGCGCCCGGAGGCCTGCCGGCCGAGCCCGAGGTGCCGGCGGCGGGCGAGTGGGACGAGGCCGGCGGCGGTGTGGACCGCTTCGTGCTGCGTCCGGTGGATGCCGAGTTGGTGGAGGGCGCGGGCGCGGCGACGGTCGGGGTGCTGGCCGAGCTGTTCCCGAGCCTGCTGCCGGCCGGTCTCGAACGCCGTCCCGAGCTGCGGGCGTTGGGTGTGGCCCGGGTGCCGCTCGGGGAGATGGTCGACCGGCTGGCCGGCGTCGAACGGTCGCCCGGCTGGTGGTGGCGGCTCTATGACGCGCTGGCCGGCACCGACCCGGACCGGCTCAGCGGGCTGCCGGTGCCGCTGGCGGGCACGGCGGGCCAGGGGCCCGGCGGGGGCGGTGGCGTACGGACCACGATCGGGCCGCGGCAGGTGCTGCTGCCGTTGCCCGGCGGCGGCCTCGACGAGGACGCCGCGGCCCGGCACCGTACGCTCGCCCGGCTCGGACTGAAGGTCGCCCACCCCGAGGCGGTGCACCCGCTGCTGGAGAAGCTGGGCGCCACCCCGGCCCAGCCCCGTGCCGTACTGACCACGCCCCAGGTGCGCGCGGCCGTGGCGAACTCACTGGACGCGGACGAGGACGCCTACGACGTCTTCGCCGACGAGATCGACGGCGGGGCGGGAGCTCCGCTGGGCGCCGAGGAACTGGCCGAGACAGTGCTCGGGCTGGTCCGGGACGCCAACCTCGCACCGGGGGACGAGCCCTGGCTCGGGGCGCTCGCGCTGCCCGACGAGGACGGTGAGCTGGCGCCCGCGGGTGAGCTGGTGTACCCGGGCAGCGCCTTCGAGCGGGTCATCCGGGAGGGTGAACTCGCGGCCTGCGAAGCTGAGTTGGCCGAGCGCTGGGGCGAGCAGCCGCTGACGTCGGTGGGCGTGATGGCCGACTTCGCGCTCGTCCGGGCCACCGATGTCGTCCTCGACCCGGACGAAATGGATCCGCGGGACGGGGACTTCGCCGAGCCCGACGACGTCGGACTGCTGGACGCGGTGGACGTCTGGTGCGAGGACATCCTCGACGCGCTGCCGGATACCCCCGTACCGCCGGTGGTGACCGAACTGGTGGCGGTCCGCGACCTCGACCTGGTCGACGACGACGCCTGGCCCGAGGTGCTGGCCATGCTCTCCCGCCCGCCCCTGCGCGACGCCCTGACAGCACCGGTGCGGGTGCTGCTCCCCGACGGCACCACCGAATCGGTCCGCCCGTACACCGCCTGGTGGCTGCGCGGGCACCCGGTGCTCGACGGCCGCCGGCCCGCCGGTCTGCGCTCGGCGGGTGGCGACCCGCTGCTGGCCGGGCTGTACGAGTCCGCGGACGCCGGCGAGGTCGACGCACAGGTGCTGCGGGCGCTCGGCGTCCGTACGTCCGTCGCCGCGCTCCTGGACGAGCCGGGCGGCGCGGCGGAGCTGCTGACCCGGCTCGCCGACGCCGAGCTGCCCGTCGGCGCCGCACAACTGCACGCGATCTACGGCTTGCTGGCGGACCTCGACCCCGATCAGGTGACCCTGCCCGACGAGCTGCGGACCGTGCTCGACCGGCAGGTCCGGGTGGTGGACGCGGCGGAGGCGGTGGTCGCCGACGCCCCGGACCTGGTACCGCTGGCCGCCGGCCTCGCCCTGCTGCCGGTACGCCCCGCCCGCGCCGCCGAGCTGGCGGAACTGCTCCAGGTACGGCGCCTGAGCGAGGTGCTCAACGCCGAGGTCCGCTCCGAGGGCGTACGCCACGAGGTGCCGGACGCCGTACGGGCCCTGCTCGGCGCCGCCACCCCCGAGGCGTACACGGAGCACGAGGAACTCCTCGTCGGCGACGGCCCCGACGACACCGTGGAACTGGACTGGCGCCGCACCCCGGACGGCACGCTCCACGCCGCGACCCTGGAGGGCGTTGCGGCAGCCCTGGCCTGGGCAGCAGGCCAGTGGCCCCGCCGCTTCGAGGTCGCCGCCCTCCTGGAGGACCCGGACCGGGGCGAGGAACTGGCACGGGCACGGTGGTTCGACTGA